In one window of Haloimpatiens sp. FM7315 DNA:
- a CDS encoding methyl-accepting chemotaxis protein: MKIKSVKAKTCIMILVILTISFMCFDFVISEKTKSLVQKKAFIEADNLAYKYGQGIQQRLDSTLQTAYTLSSTIDGAIKYGNVTRVQLNSIQKAVLKNNKNITAVWVVGESNCFEGEDSKFASKHGYPSDGRYVTFFVKKGDEIISESMEADYTPGKFFETMKHDKKSVLLDPYLDKIEGKDVLLTSVITPIFNNGKFIGAVGIDLSLDSLEQQVMELLKNNSQLDISLISNNGTYVTNPDKKVLGKKLTEIGKKNEDKMKKILKVIQSGEKSQELTHNIYLNTDVYRIFSPIVIKNIATPWSLVVDIPKAKVMKEVKSINLYVDFITLICSLVILVVLYIILNRFTKPLLIATNHIKSIATGDFTIKLPESFINRKDEFGVLGQAIDKMQNDVRNILMEIGDSFSNLNKVSDSVAQMSEQANNVTSDVTKNIDQITSKIFNQSTDVETIVEKTNNLGNKIDESNNVVFEVFNISNNTSSLAEKGIEIMNLLDSKTNESNEKTMQISVEIQDANKYVNNAQQIIGLINSIADQTNLLALNASIEAARAGEAGKGFSVVAEEIRKLSEGTSNATEDIKELLKNIQLKSNKAVNAMNDFNGIIEEQNKTIKSTNEIFNSTTESLKLLTAEINKIQENTLEVKNNKNEIIDLVNNISSVTQETVTNVEEISAATEEQLSGFSQITLHTQHIKDLAKKLKVEIEKFKISK; encoded by the coding sequence ATGAAAATAAAAAGTGTAAAAGCAAAAACATGTATAATGATCTTAGTAATTCTAACAATATCTTTTATGTGTTTTGATTTTGTAATTAGTGAAAAAACAAAATCATTAGTTCAAAAAAAGGCGTTTATAGAAGCCGATAATTTGGCTTATAAGTATGGTCAAGGAATACAGCAAAGGTTAGATAGTACACTTCAAACAGCGTATACGTTATCATCAACAATTGATGGAGCTATCAAATATGGAAATGTTACTAGAGTTCAACTAAATAGTATTCAGAAAGCTGTTTTAAAAAACAATAAAAATATAACCGCTGTATGGGTAGTGGGTGAATCAAATTGTTTTGAAGGAGAAGATTCTAAGTTTGCTAGTAAACATGGATATCCATCCGATGGAAGGTATGTAACCTTTTTTGTTAAAAAAGGTGATGAAATAATTTCTGAGTCAATGGAAGCAGATTATACACCGGGTAAATTTTTTGAAACTATGAAACATGATAAGAAATCTGTATTACTTGATCCGTATTTAGATAAAATAGAAGGAAAAGATGTTTTATTAACTAGTGTAATAACGCCTATATTCAATAATGGTAAATTTATTGGTGCAGTAGGAATTGATTTGTCATTAGATTCTTTAGAACAGCAAGTTATGGAACTTCTTAAAAATAATTCTCAGTTAGACATAAGCTTAATATCTAATAATGGAACTTATGTTACAAATCCAGATAAAAAAGTATTGGGTAAAAAATTAACAGAAATTGGTAAAAAAAATGAAGATAAAATGAAAAAAATATTAAAAGTTATACAATCAGGTGAAAAATCTCAAGAACTTACTCATAATATTTATTTAAATACAGACGTATATAGGATATTCTCACCCATTGTTATTAAAAATATAGCTACTCCATGGTCCCTTGTTGTGGATATTCCAAAAGCAAAGGTAATGAAAGAAGTAAAGTCAATAAATTTGTATGTAGATTTTATTACTTTAATTTGTTCATTAGTTATATTAGTAGTTTTATATATAATTTTGAATAGGTTTACCAAACCATTATTAATAGCCACGAATCACATAAAATCTATTGCAACTGGTGATTTTACAATAAAATTGCCGGAAAGTTTTATAAATAGAAAAGATGAATTTGGAGTCTTAGGACAAGCTATTGATAAAATGCAGAATGATGTTAGAAATATTTTGATGGAAATTGGTGATAGTTTTTCAAATTTAAATAAAGTATCTGATTCAGTTGCGCAAATGTCAGAACAAGCTAATAATGTAACAAGTGATGTAACTAAAAACATAGATCAAATAACTTCAAAGATTTTTAACCAATCTACGGATGTCGAAACTATAGTAGAAAAAACAAATAATTTAGGAAATAAAATAGATGAGTCAAATAATGTTGTTTTTGAGGTATTTAATATATCTAATAATACAAGCAGCTTAGCTGAAAAAGGTATAGAAATTATGAATTTATTAGATTCCAAAACTAATGAAAGTAATGAAAAAACTATGCAAATATCAGTGGAAATACAAGATGCAAATAAGTATGTTAATAATGCACAGCAAATTATAGGTTTAATAAATAGCATAGCGGATCAAACCAATTTATTGGCGTTAAATGCAAGTATCGAAGCAGCAAGGGCTGGAGAAGCAGGAAAGGGATTTTCTGTTGTAGCTGAGGAAATAAGAAAACTTTCAGAAGGAACTTCAAATGCAACAGAAGATATAAAAGAGTTACTTAAAAATATACAATTAAAATCAAATAAAGCAGTAAACGCTATGAATGACTTTAATGGAATAATTGAAGAACAAAATAAAACTATTAAAAGTACAAATGAAATATTTAATAGTACAACGGAATCACTTAAGTTGCTTACTGCTGAAATAAATAAGATACAGGAAAACACTCTGGAAGTTAAAAACAATAAAAATGAAATAATTGATTTAGTAAATAATATATCTTCAGTAACTCAAGAAACAGTAACAAATGTAGAGGAAATATCAGCAGCTACAGAAGAACAATTATCTGGTTTTAGTCAAATAACATTACATACTCAGCACATTAAAGATTTAGCTAAAAAACTTAAAGTTGAAATAGAGAAATTTAAAATAAGTAAATAA